In Mucilaginibacter sp. KACC 22063, the genomic stretch CAATTCATGTTCACGAACATAGTTGCCGAATTTATCGCTCCAAAAGAACGAGGTAAGCGCGACTGCTTCTTCAAGGTCATTAAAATGGTAGTCTGTCGGGAACCATGCGCTTTGTACAAAACATTTTTCCGTGACAAGATAGGCGTACAACTGCTCCAGTACCTTGTTTGGAGCAGCGGGGCGGTGCACGCCGGTACCGAGCGTCCCGAAAAGCAGGACCGATCCGCCTGGTTTCAACAGCCTTTCCATCTCCGTAACTACCTCATCTATAGCTAATTTCCAGTCGCTGCCTCCGGCAAAAGCAATATACCCTAAACTCCATCCTTCAACAACGATATCTGCGAAACCATCCGGTAACGGAATAGCGCTGTTACTGGCTACATTAAATGTTATGTTCGAATACGTGCCAAACTTTTCCCTGGCATAATCAACCATCTCCGGAGCCAGATCGAAGGCGTGAATGGCTTTGGCCGATGGTGCGAGCAAACCGGTTAGCCGGCCTGTGCCGGCCGCTAATTCCACGATAACCTGATCTGAAGGATCTGTAATTTTTACGAATTGCCTGAGCAAATTACCTTCGTGATCCATGCAGGAACGCAGGCGGTCATAAATGGGGCAATGATCCTGATAAATTAGACCGTGAGGAACATTCGCAGGAACCGGATTATTATTCATTGATTTACTTTTCTCAAAGGTAATC encodes the following:
- a CDS encoding class I SAM-dependent methyltransferase, which codes for MELAAGTGRLTGLLAPSAKAIHAFDLAPEMVDYAREKFGTYSNITFNVASNSAIPLPDGFADIVVEGWSLGYIAFAGGSDWKLAIDEVVTEMERLLKPGGSVLLFGTLGTGVHRPAAPNKVLEQLYAYLVTEKCFVQSAWFPTDYHFNDLEEAVALTSFFWSDKFGNYVREHELVILPECTAIWHKTLPLS